TTGGCATGTATGGTGTGCAAGACTTTGTCATTCATGGCACAAGCAACAGCACTAGAGATATCCAGGCCATTATTTCCCAATACAAGCAGAAGATCAGACAAGGCGATCTGACACTTTGGTGTGTTTGTTGACACCAAAACACCCCAGTCATGACAACTTACTTTAACAATAGGGCAAGTTTCAGATGGAACAGTAAAAGACAGATTTCTGCACAATTTTTCTTTTCTCATCTCCTCCCTTGTTTGTGTAAGCTTCTTAATCTTTTCATGCAGATGGTTAATATAGTTAGCGCTTTCTGATAACTGTTCTGCTGTTGAACATTTTCCCTAGACGCCCAGAGCACTACAATCAATCAGAGTGTAAACCCTAAGggctataataaaaaatataactaaGTATAAAAGAGCATACCATAACGAATTCTTCCGGCAGTAAGGATCTCAACGCAGAAAACAGTGTTTTCATGTCTCTCCGCCTTTTTCTCTCAACAAATTTGTGGATGCCTTTCGAGCTCATTATTCCAGCGTTTTTGCCCATTTCACCAGATTTATTGCTGCAATTAACCTTTGGGTTTATATAATCTAAACCACCATAATTTTTGAGAGAGAAAGAAAAGTGGCTGGAGGAATCTGTAATGGTGAAATTATGGATGCCATTATTGGTAGAAATGGTATCGCCTTTGAGTGCAGCCGGCTGTACAAACCCACACCCGATTCTCTCCATAGTTTTAAATTAAAAGCTGCAATTTACATCAAACAACCCTTAACTAAAACTTCTGACAAACAGTACGGAATAGAATTGGTTTTAGAAAGGGCATAGCCTTCGAATAAAATCGACCATAACAAATCTGCAATCGATTTTCTCTGTATTTTGCTTTAAACAACTCTTGACCAAAACgttttgaaaaagattaaggggaGTTACGACCCACAAATTATTTTTATAATGGTTAGGTTTCTAACATTCTGACAGAAGATCTAAGGCGATCTAATGCCAGATCACAAATCCTAAACGTGCAGGGTTATGATCACGTTAAATATTTCTATTCATTGTGCTCCGATGATTGCAAAATAAAATATCAGAGATAATCGCAACAATAAATAAACCATACATGATTCTAGACTGACCTGTTACAAATTTGCAGTTGTCTGTGATGCTGATCTGTAGTGAAACCTGTCGAAAACCCCAATTGGTAGAAGTGGAAAAAATGCTTCAACTTGTTCAAGTCTCCTGTAATGTTTTCCCAGATATATAAGTCACTTTTTATCAGATTGGAATTAGGTTTGACATTTTATGACTATCACAGTTCTGTTTACCCATACTCTCTTTCTTGAAATTGTAAAGCGTCATATGATGTAGAAGTAAACTAGAATGTCTTAACTCGAGTTAagttagaaatcaaatcaaatactaCAAGCTACATACTATGGTTAGTTTGCTAGTTAGGCTACATGGTTTTATTGTTTTTAGCTTTATATCTCATCGATGGGTAAACTTTCCAATAAATCATATTTCCTTGTATTATGTGTTTTATATAAATTTGAGCTTTGTTTCCAGATATAAACATTTTTTAATGTGGCAAAGTATTTCAAGATTTATGAATTAGTATCAATTAAATATACATGTTTGAgaatatattgtttaattttatattttaataatatctagtataaatgatatgaaagagtTTATAGCATGTTCAAAATAGGAAttggatttttttttgtttatggaGACATTTTGTTATAGATGTTATTTTTAAGACAAATGATGTCCAGCTAAAGAAATTGATGGAGACATTTTGTTATGGAAATTGTTTTTTAAGACAGATGATGCCTAGTTAAAGAAATTGATGGAGATATTTTGTTAGAAAAATTGTTTTTTAAGATAGATAATACCTAGCTAAAGAAATTGATGCTGATTCATTAAACAATAGAATAAACTACTAAAATGAATTGAAGACTATAATATATAATTGTTAGAATATTCATATTattataaaagtaaaaataaaataaaatttatattatttgtttttatctttttgaatATCAAATACTCAAAAAATTTACCTTGAAAAAATAAATAAGATATATAATTGTACATTGGTTACTCACCTAACCTACGCTACCCTCATTAAATGACCAACTGCATGCTTGAAGAATTCAAAATTCTTTAgggctttttttctttttttaaactcATTTTAAGGATATCCAACATGGACGGTGACCAGAAAAAAGAAGAGAGGCACTTAATTGAAAAACGTGAGAAAATTTCAAGGAGGATGCATAGAAGAAAATGTGGGGCAGAAATAAACAAAAAGAATATTGAAGATAAGAGAAGATGGATACAGTCAAAGTAGGTTGCCAGTTGGGAAATGTTCTACTTGTCTAGGCATGATAGAAGGAACCGAGGATGATGTGTGGTAAGAGGGAGAGGACAAAGGATGTACAAAGTGGAAAGTTTTGTCAAGATTGAAAAGATGTCCATGTAAAGAGATTTCGGAAAAAGTTTTATTTTCTCCTTGTGTGAGGAATAACAgcaaagaggctaaatgaagatcCTTTTGACGTTTGAAAAGGTTACATGATTTCGGAAGGCATCAAATACAAAACATAAAGTTGAACGGAACCATTGGAAACAAAAGAAGCTACACTTCCGAGAGGAATATGCATTTTCAACCCTCAACAAGCTAATTATTGTAACAATGGTCATTTTTAAGTTAGCTTATATGTTTATTTTGAATTATGGTTGATAACGTTTACATAAGGTAGGGTCTTTATTTAATTTCGACGTTTGTCACATTACATTAGTTTGGCATTTTAGTAGATTACAATTAGAAGGAGCGTATTTTCTTTGACTTAGAGTTGGTAGCAATCTAATAAATATGCCTTGCAATAATCAGAATGAGTGTATGAATTGATAAAATGTCTACAAGGAGAAGGGTAAAAGAATTTACAAAATAGACATTGTAAGGAAATTGGATAGAATTTTGGAAGATATGAGATAAACATAAGAAATGGTGTAATCTCACATAGAACATATAAGAAGAGGCCATGGATGCCAAAGAGATGATATAATGATACTCAAGATGGAGAATGGTGAATATCAATGAgacataaagatgaagatgataGAGAAGATATCGATGCAAGTGAAGTTAGTATTTTCTATCTCCATGATTAGGATAGGGATAAAGGTGAAGCTTCCATGACTCTCAAGTAGTTTACAACCCCAAAATCTAACAAATAAACTAGTACAAGTGGAGgaagaatttgaatatgatgagATAGACAAATCCAAAGAGAGTGAAGACAAAATAAGTCAAGATGAAAATAAACGTTACACTTTGGTGGAAAGAGGTATAGCTTGAAAGAATGAGAATAGGGTAACAAGATATCACCAGATGAGATTAGATGGTTATGAGGATAAATGTCCAATTCTAGGTAGTTGATTATTTGACTATGTTAAAGAAGTTGAGGAAAAGGTAGATAATTGTGAGAAGATACATGTTATATAAGTATATAAGGTCTCCATCAAGCCCTATTACAACGAGTTCCATCGTGTAAGTGTTTCTACGCATATCAGTGGAATCAAGATGAATATTATTGAGAAGTGGAGGTGAATTCACTAAGAGGAGAggtcaaacacaacaaaaaaataaataacaatcatggTGGTATTGATACGTATTTTCATAATCTAAACGAACATACCATTCAAAGTAATATTTTTCATGAGacatttttgttgttgatatattggATACTAGTCATATGAGTTTTCACAAGTCGTGAATGATGGATCAAGGAGAGCCAATACCACAACACATGCATTTCAAGGTGATGACGAACCAAATCAACTTGATGAACTTGAGAAATGGGAGCCACTATGATGAAGAGGATCTTGCTAAAGCCTAGAAAAAAGTATAATGACCCAATTTAGATGAGGAGTTTATTTAGAGTTTTCTTAATAATTTTTTAATGCATATTTTTAATAATTTCCattgaatattttatttctttattaatttttgaagttaTATTTAACATAATTTAGACATAATTTTACTCTATAGCTAAATTTTTTTGTTGTATATATTCTAATTAACTTTGTTTATTgctaaaacataaacataaatactTATTCTATAGATATTTTCCAAA
The nucleotide sequence above comes from Cryptomeria japonica chromosome 11, Sugi_1.0, whole genome shotgun sequence. Encoded proteins:
- the LOC131076313 gene encoding transcription factor bHLH118 — protein: MERIGCGFVQPAALKGDTISTNNGIHNFTITDSSSHFSFSLKNYGGLDYINPKVNCSNKSGEMGKNAGIMSSKGIHKFVERKRRRDMKTLFSALRSLLPEEFVMGKCSTAEQLSESANYINHLHEKIKKLTQTREEMRKEKLCRNLSFTVPSETCPIVKVSCHDWGVLVSTNTPKCQIALSDLLLVLGNNGLDISSAVACAMNDKVLHTIHAKVADLHSFDIKTLYQRIWNLVSEKTSDAKALHK